In one window of Gymnogyps californianus isolate 813 chromosome 9, ASM1813914v2, whole genome shotgun sequence DNA:
- the SEPTIN6 gene encoding septin-6 isoform X1 — MAAAEVARQVGACCRTVPLSGHVGFDSLPDQLVNKSVNHGFCFNILCVGETGLGKSTLMDTLFNTKFEGDPASHSQPGVQLKSNTYDLQESNVNLKLTIVSTVGFGDQINKEDSYKPIVEFIDAQFEAYLQEELKIKRVLHNYHDTRIHACLYFIAPTGHSLKSLDLVTMKKLDSKVNIIPIIAKSDAISKSELTKFKIKITSELVSNGVQIYQFPTDDESVAEINGTMNAHLPFAVIGSTEELKIGNKMMKARQYPWGTVQVENEAHCDFVKLREMLIRVNMEDLREQTHTRHYELYRRCKLEEMGFKDTDPDSKPFSLQETYEAKRNEFLGELQKKEEAMRQMFVQRVKEKEAELKEAEKELHEKFDRLKKLHQDEKKKLEDKKKSLDDEVNAFKQRKTAAELLQSQAQQAGGSQTLKRDKERKNNPWLCTE; from the exons ATGGCGGCGGCCGAGGTGGCGCGGCAGGTGGGAGCGT GCTGTCGTACTGTCCCGCTTTCCGGACACGTAGGATTTGACAGTTTGCCTGACCAGCTGGTTAATAAGTCAGTTAATCATGGGTTTTGTTTCAACATCCTGTGTGTGG GGGAAACTGGCCTTGGTAAGTCCACCCTCATGGACACACTTTTCAACACCAAGTTTGAAGGTGACCCAGCATCTCACTCACAGCCCGGGGTCCAGCTGAAATCCAATACCTACGACCTGCAGGAGAGCAACGTTAACCTCAAACTGACTATTGTGAGCACAGTGGGCTTTGGGGATCAGATCAACAAAGAGGACAG CTATAAGCCCATTGTTGAGTTCATTGATGCTCAATTTGAAGCCTACTTGCAAGAAGAACTGAAGATAAAAAGGGTCTTGCACAACTACCATGACACCCGGATCCACGCTTGCTTGTACTTCATTGCTCCGACAGGCCACTCGCTGAAATCCCTGGACTTGGTAACAATGAAGAAGCTTGACAGCAAG GTGAACATCATTCCCATCATTGCCAAATCTGATGCCATTTCCAAGAGTGAGCTGAcgaaatttaaaattaaaatcacaagCGAACTGGTCAGTAACGGAGTTCAGATCTACCAGTTCCCAACAGACGATGAATCAGTGGCGGAGATAAATGGGACAATGAAT GCCCACTTGCCGTTTGCAGTGATCGGGAGCACGGAGGAGCTgaaaataggaaacaaaatgaTGAAAGCTCGTCAGTACCCCTGGGGCACAGTGCAGG TGGAGAATGAAGCTCACTGTGACTTTGTGAAGCTGCGGGAGATGCTGATCCGCGTGAACATGGAAGACCTTCGTGAACAGACCCACACACGCCACTATGAGCTGTACCGGCGATGTAAACTGGAAGAGATGGGTTTCAAGGACACCGATCCAGACAGCAAACCCTTCAG cttACAAGAAACTTATGAAGCCAAAAGAAATGAGTTTCTGGGggaactgcagaaaaaggaagaggcaaTGAGGCAAATGTTTGTCCAGAGGGTCAAGGAAAAAGAAGCGGAGCTGAAGGAGGCTGAAAAAGAG CTGCATGAAAAGTTTGATCGCCTGAAGAAGTTACatcaggatgaaaaaaagaagctagAGGATAAGAAGAAGTCCCTGGATGATGaagtaaatgcatttaaacaaaGGAAGACAGCAGCTGAATTGCTCCAATCTCAGGCTCAGCAGGCTGGAGGATCGCAAACTCTTAAAagagacaaggaaagaaaaaa
- the RPL39 gene encoding 60S ribosomal protein L39, with amino-acid sequence MSSHKTFKIKRFLAKKQKQNRPIPQWIRMKTGNKIRYNSKRRHWRRTKLGL; translated from the exons ATG TCGTCTCACAAGACGTTCAAGATCAAACGCTTCCTTGCtaagaagcagaagcagaaccGGCCTATCCCGCAATGGATTCGCATGAAAACGGGCAATAAGATCAG GTACAACTCCAAAAGGAGACACTGGAGAAGGACCAAACTGGGCTTGTAA
- the SEPTIN6 gene encoding septin-6 isoform X2 → MAAAEVARQGEGCRTVPLSGHVGFDSLPDQLVNKSVNHGFCFNILCVGETGLGKSTLMDTLFNTKFEGDPASHSQPGVQLKSNTYDLQESNVNLKLTIVSTVGFGDQINKEDSYKPIVEFIDAQFEAYLQEELKIKRVLHNYHDTRIHACLYFIAPTGHSLKSLDLVTMKKLDSKVNIIPIIAKSDAISKSELTKFKIKITSELVSNGVQIYQFPTDDESVAEINGTMNAHLPFAVIGSTEELKIGNKMMKARQYPWGTVQVENEAHCDFVKLREMLIRVNMEDLREQTHTRHYELYRRCKLEEMGFKDTDPDSKPFSLQETYEAKRNEFLGELQKKEEAMRQMFVQRVKEKEAELKEAEKELHEKFDRLKKLHQDEKKKLEDKKKSLDDEVNAFKQRKTAAELLQSQAQQAGGSQTLKRDKERKNNPWLCTE, encoded by the exons ATGGCGGCGGCCGAGGTGGCGCGGCAG GGTGAAGGCTGTCGTACTGTCCCGCTTTCCGGACACGTAGGATTTGACAGTTTGCCTGACCAGCTGGTTAATAAGTCAGTTAATCATGGGTTTTGTTTCAACATCCTGTGTGTGG GGGAAACTGGCCTTGGTAAGTCCACCCTCATGGACACACTTTTCAACACCAAGTTTGAAGGTGACCCAGCATCTCACTCACAGCCCGGGGTCCAGCTGAAATCCAATACCTACGACCTGCAGGAGAGCAACGTTAACCTCAAACTGACTATTGTGAGCACAGTGGGCTTTGGGGATCAGATCAACAAAGAGGACAG CTATAAGCCCATTGTTGAGTTCATTGATGCTCAATTTGAAGCCTACTTGCAAGAAGAACTGAAGATAAAAAGGGTCTTGCACAACTACCATGACACCCGGATCCACGCTTGCTTGTACTTCATTGCTCCGACAGGCCACTCGCTGAAATCCCTGGACTTGGTAACAATGAAGAAGCTTGACAGCAAG GTGAACATCATTCCCATCATTGCCAAATCTGATGCCATTTCCAAGAGTGAGCTGAcgaaatttaaaattaaaatcacaagCGAACTGGTCAGTAACGGAGTTCAGATCTACCAGTTCCCAACAGACGATGAATCAGTGGCGGAGATAAATGGGACAATGAAT GCCCACTTGCCGTTTGCAGTGATCGGGAGCACGGAGGAGCTgaaaataggaaacaaaatgaTGAAAGCTCGTCAGTACCCCTGGGGCACAGTGCAGG TGGAGAATGAAGCTCACTGTGACTTTGTGAAGCTGCGGGAGATGCTGATCCGCGTGAACATGGAAGACCTTCGTGAACAGACCCACACACGCCACTATGAGCTGTACCGGCGATGTAAACTGGAAGAGATGGGTTTCAAGGACACCGATCCAGACAGCAAACCCTTCAG cttACAAGAAACTTATGAAGCCAAAAGAAATGAGTTTCTGGGggaactgcagaaaaaggaagaggcaaTGAGGCAAATGTTTGTCCAGAGGGTCAAGGAAAAAGAAGCGGAGCTGAAGGAGGCTGAAAAAGAG CTGCATGAAAAGTTTGATCGCCTGAAGAAGTTACatcaggatgaaaaaaagaagctagAGGATAAGAAGAAGTCCCTGGATGATGaagtaaatgcatttaaacaaaGGAAGACAGCAGCTGAATTGCTCCAATCTCAGGCTCAGCAGGCTGGAGGATCGCAAACTCTTAAAagagacaaggaaagaaaaaa
- the SOWAHD gene encoding ankyrin repeat domain-containing protein SOWAHD: MARRERERERGSAEQKVAGIARTFAFLEAAQPQAGSLARSSHLWPAATGSRERFHPLQKMDTTRSVSRGSQGPGSWGRTAGRLSVGPASTRRKELKEILLQSNSPSSTMRFATAQKTSNGSSLLGGPHQEQKPEQSPEVLSFALDPLEHEWLLTVAQGDADNIVRLLDLDPSLLTRKDFVTGFTALHWLAKHGHHESFIQVISHAQKKGYPVNVNIPTASGGLTPLHLAALQGHELLIKVLVGAYGADTNRRDHNGRKAWQYLRADTSRELKELAGALEEDLVQLRSHNTNNNCKSSREARAGQDCVDSGAKGKAQHSWRLSTLQAFVRQAFAFFQER, translated from the coding sequence ATGGCccggcgggagcgggagcgggagcggggctCGGCAGAGCAGAAGGTAGCTGGCATTGCCCGGACGTTTGCCTTCCTGGAAGCCGCCCAGCCCCAAGCGGGGAGCCTAGCCCGCAGCTCCCATCTCTGGCCAGCTGCCACGGGGAGCAGGGAGCGTTTCCATCCACTGCAGAAGATGGACACCACCAGGAGCGTCAGCCGGGGCAGCCAGGGCCCGGGGAGCTGGGGTAGGACTGCAGGCAGGCTCTCCGTTGGCCCTGCCAGTACCCggaggaaggagctgaaggAAATCCTCCTGCAGAGCAAtagccccagcagcaccatgcGGTTTGCCACCGCTCAGAAGACATCCAACGGCAGCAGCCTCCTTGGAGGGCCGCACCAAGAGCAGAAGCCCGAGCAGAGCCCCGAGGTGCTGTCCTTTGCCTTGGATCCCCTGGAGCACGAGTGGCTGCTGACGGTGGCCCAGGGCGATGCAGACAACATCGTCAGGCTGCTGGACCTGGATCCCAGCCTGCTGACCAGGAAAGACTTTGTGACGGGCTTCACTGCTCTCCACTGGCTTGCCAAGCACGGCCACCATGAGAGCTTCATCCAGGTCATCTCCCACGCCCAGAAGAAGGGATATCCTGTCAACGTGAACATCCCCACGGCCAGCGGTGGGCTCACCCCCTTACACCTGGCCGCCCTGCAGGGACACGAGCTGCTCATCAAAGTGCTGGTGGGAGCTTACGGGGCGGACACCAACCGCAGGGACCACAACGGGCGCAAGGCTTGGCAGTACCTGAGGGCAGACACCTCCAGggagctgaaggagctggcGGGGGCCTTGGAGGAGGACTTGGTCCAGCTGCGCTCTCACAACACCAACAACAACTGTAAGTCATCCAGAGaggccagggcagggcaggactgTGTGGACTCCGGGGCCAAGGGGAAAGCCCAGCACTCCTGGCGCCTATCGACCCTCCAGGCCTTTGTCAGACaggcatttgctttcttccaagAGCGCTGA